Proteins encoded within one genomic window of Candidatus Binatia bacterium:
- a CDS encoding acyl-CoA/acyl-ACP dehydrogenase encodes MELELTEEQVLLKDMTRNLLDDESSTEIVRKLEDDPKGYTDSLWQKMSELGLVGLTIPEAYGGAGQSLIEAGLLYEELGYHLTPSPHFVSSVLSAGVILEAGSEEQKSSLLPQIASGSSVVTAAWIEPERGYGEIGVQMPAVADGSDFVLNGDKRHVAYASSADKLIVLARTDAGVDLFLVDARAEGIEMKQVLSQGRDPQYFLEFRDVRVSGDARIGEPGSGWQTWHKVMLDGITLLAAQAIGGASKALEITVEYSKIREQFDKPLGAFQSLAHYMADCSTTIEGGRVLAQEAAWNRAMGRSIERFAPMAKLFCAETYRETTRQCEQIWGGVGFTIEYDIQMYFRRAKALQLSWWDTPYLEELIAADVLDR; translated from the coding sequence ATGGAACTGGAACTGACAGAAGAACAAGTACTGCTGAAAGACATGACGAGAAATCTTCTCGATGATGAGTCGTCTACGGAAATTGTCCGCAAGCTGGAAGATGATCCCAAGGGGTACACAGATTCCCTTTGGCAGAAAATGTCCGAGCTCGGACTTGTCGGCCTGACCATTCCCGAAGCCTATGGCGGGGCAGGCCAGAGCCTCATCGAGGCAGGTCTGCTTTACGAGGAGCTCGGCTACCACCTGACACCTTCTCCTCATTTCGTCAGCTCGGTCCTCAGCGCCGGGGTGATTCTCGAGGCTGGCTCCGAGGAACAAAAGTCTTCCCTCCTTCCCCAGATTGCCTCGGGCAGCTCTGTCGTGACGGCCGCCTGGATCGAACCCGAGCGGGGATACGGTGAAATCGGCGTGCAGATGCCGGCAGTTGCCGATGGGTCTGACTTTGTTTTGAACGGAGACAAACGCCACGTTGCTTACGCCAGTTCCGCCGACAAACTTATCGTCCTGGCGCGGACGGATGCCGGGGTCGATCTCTTCCTCGTGGATGCCCGAGCCGAGGGCATCGAGATGAAGCAAGTTCTCTCTCAGGGCAGAGATCCGCAATACTTCCTCGAGTTCCGCGATGTCCGAGTCTCGGGCGACGCGCGCATTGGTGAGCCCGGATCGGGTTGGCAAACCTGGCACAAGGTCATGCTCGACGGGATCACCCTGCTCGCAGCGCAGGCCATCGGAGGCGCCAGCAAGGCTCTGGAGATCACGGTCGAATACTCGAAAATCCGAGAGCAATTCGACAAGCCGCTTGGTGCCTTCCAATCTTTGGCTCATTATATGGCCGACTGTTCCACAACGATCGAAGGGGGCCGGGTTCTGGCTCAGGAAGCGGCCTGGAACCGTGCCATGGGTCGCTCGATTGAGCGATTCGCGCCGATGGCCAAGTTGTTCTGTGCCGAAACCTATCGAGAAACCACTCGCCAGTGCGAGCAGATCTGGGGCGGCGTCGGCTTCACCATCGAATACGATATCCAGATGTATTTCCGTCGGGCCAAGGCACTCCAACTCTCTTGGTGGGACACCCCCTATCTCGAAGAGTTGATCGCTGCCGACGTCCTCGACCGCTGA
- a CDS encoding MaoC/PaaZ C-terminal domain-containing protein: MSADILLKDLKKGQSLPQLDIDVSVTNVVLGALATRDWRPMHHDKDFAVERNGTKHVFVNTPHNAAYFERYLTDWTGPRGRLGRIKFRMKDSVFPDDRMTFVGQVQEVRTDDTGCGWADVAVVLKVGEKITTTCEASIAIPTDGSDNPWKRSGADWKP; the protein is encoded by the coding sequence ATGTCAGCGGACATTCTCCTGAAAGATTTGAAAAAGGGGCAGTCTTTGCCCCAACTGGATATCGACGTTTCGGTGACCAATGTCGTTCTCGGGGCGCTCGCGACACGCGACTGGCGCCCCATGCATCACGACAAGGATTTCGCGGTCGAGCGCAACGGCACCAAACACGTATTTGTGAACACGCCTCATAATGCAGCTTATTTCGAGCGCTACCTGACAGACTGGACCGGACCGCGCGGTCGCCTCGGACGAATCAAATTCCGCATGAAGGACTCGGTCTTCCCCGACGACCGCATGACTTTTGTTGGTCAGGTGCAGGAAGTGCGAACCGACGACACGGGCTGCGGGTGGGCCGATGTCGCCGTCGTCTTGAAAGTCGGCGAAAAAATCACCACCACCTGCGAAGCGAGTATCGCGATCCCGACCGACGGGTCGGACAATCCCTGGAAGCGCTCCGGCGCCGATTGGAAACCCTGA
- a CDS encoding DEAD/DEAH box helicase, translating into MDALPFDPLVAGWFRQAFAGATPAQEAGWAAIGRGEDTLIAAPTGSGKTLAAFLSAIDGLVRRAQENRLPEGTCVLYVSPLKALGNDIGKNLELPLAGIRQRAEEAGLSLDDIRVAVRSGDTPASQRQAMLRKPPHILITTPESLYILLTAVKSRQILRHVESVIVDEVHAICGDKRGAHLALSLARLDRLVTSEEDPASPARTRPQRIGLSATQKPIDQIARWFVGTDGLDPDDAARCTIVDTGHKRAMDLSVETVDLELSSVASHEMRDAIYDRIAALVEQHQTTIVFVNTRRLVERVAHALGERLGAERVVAHHGSLARKIRLEAEDKLKSGAVPVVVATASLELGIDVGHVDLVCHLGAPRAIATLLQRVGRSGHWLGQIPKGIFFPLTRDEMLQTAAAVWAIRQGELDRIQIPETSLDILAQQIVATVANEDISVTDLRELMRRATPYQKLTEKDFGDTLEMLAEGFSTRRGRRSAMLHFDRVHQILRPRRGARLRAIMGGGAIPDTGDYDVIEDPTEARVGTVNEDFAIDSTRGDIFLLGNHSWRVRRVEMGKVRVEDAGQSPPTIPFWLGEAPARTRELSQAVSDLREEVAGRIEDATAALDWLAAECGIDRGGAQQIVNYISETVKILGAVPTCERVIAERFFDESGGMQLVIHCPLGGDINRAFGLALRKRFCVGFDFELQAAATDDGIVLSLGEQHSFPLPSIFQMVHPDRVEKDLVQAALQAPLFTNRWRWNATRSLALSRSSGGKKVPIHLQRMRAEDLLAAVFPAQLGCGDNRAGPIPLVDHPLVNETIGDCLHEAMDTAGLQKLLRDIRKGDVITNTIETPTPSPMAHEILNANPYAFLDDAPLEERRARAVTLRRTDDSLARGMGALDIEAIEAVREQAWPDIRDVEELHDALLDFVWLPEQLAEKHQDWAAELVASGRASFATVSNGLVPATRALIAAERAALARVAMPELVLETEIPDIEGGPQAESRDDALVVALRGWLESLGPVTAVGISELLGLPLTDVTVALARLESEGVCLRGRFTPELETEEWCERRLLARIHRHTLGKLRREIEPVSQADFMRFLFRWQHIGDQKRLHGSEGTAAIVRQLQGLEIPAPAWEQSVLPLRVDNYKAKFLDELCLGGVIAWGRFSPPTSDPKSPHRRVSPSRSAPLGLVLREDLHTILPPGGIPEAPRVSPAALDALKFLQEEGASFLADIARATGLLPSAAEEALWELVARGLVSGDGFAGLRMLLTREERKRPDRRLRGMPGPRGRTRGLPIGRWACLGRNSPEASTSAAAEELRIEELARLALQRWGVVFREVLSRESLLPSWRELHQALRRLEARGEIRGGRFVSGFQGEQFATPEAVAGIRAVRNAPDPDEIIVLAAADPLNLTGIITPGTRLSPQSTTVTAYKSGVPLFSGDLGEVRSRLQKA; encoded by the coding sequence ATGGACGCTCTTCCCTTCGACCCCCTGGTCGCCGGCTGGTTTCGTCAGGCCTTCGCGGGAGCTACACCAGCACAGGAGGCCGGGTGGGCAGCGATCGGCCGGGGCGAGGATACCCTGATCGCGGCACCCACCGGTTCGGGGAAAACTCTGGCAGCCTTCCTCTCGGCGATCGACGGTTTGGTCCGACGAGCTCAGGAAAACCGGCTCCCCGAGGGCACCTGCGTTCTCTACGTCTCTCCGCTCAAGGCACTGGGTAACGATATTGGAAAAAACCTGGAACTGCCTTTGGCCGGCATCCGCCAGCGCGCGGAGGAGGCCGGCCTTTCACTTGACGATATCCGCGTCGCCGTCCGAAGCGGTGACACTCCTGCAAGCCAGCGGCAGGCCATGCTTCGCAAACCACCGCATATCCTGATCACCACTCCAGAATCCCTCTATATTCTTCTGACAGCCGTAAAAAGCAGACAAATTCTTCGCCATGTCGAGTCGGTGATTGTCGATGAAGTACACGCGATCTGCGGCGACAAACGTGGCGCGCACCTCGCACTGAGCCTGGCGCGGCTGGATCGACTCGTCACATCCGAGGAGGATCCTGCCAGCCCAGCGCGCACCCGCCCCCAACGCATCGGGCTGTCCGCCACCCAGAAACCCATCGATCAAATTGCACGTTGGTTTGTCGGAACCGACGGACTCGATCCAGACGATGCGGCTCGCTGCACGATCGTCGATACCGGACACAAGCGGGCCATGGATCTTTCTGTGGAGACGGTCGATCTGGAGCTCTCGTCTGTAGCCAGTCATGAGATGCGCGATGCAATCTACGACCGAATCGCTGCACTTGTGGAACAACATCAAACGACAATTGTTTTCGTTAATACACGCCGACTCGTCGAACGTGTGGCTCATGCTCTCGGCGAGCGACTCGGAGCCGAGCGTGTCGTCGCCCACCATGGGAGTCTCGCCCGCAAGATTCGCCTGGAAGCCGAAGATAAACTAAAAAGCGGGGCGGTTCCGGTTGTGGTGGCCACCGCCTCTCTCGAGCTCGGCATCGACGTCGGGCATGTCGATCTGGTTTGTCATTTGGGTGCCCCCCGAGCCATCGCGACGCTGCTGCAAAGGGTTGGCCGCTCCGGTCATTGGTTGGGCCAGATCCCGAAAGGAATTTTCTTCCCCCTGACGCGCGACGAGATGCTGCAGACGGCGGCCGCCGTATGGGCCATCCGGCAAGGAGAACTCGATAGGATTCAGATTCCCGAAACGAGCCTTGATATTCTCGCCCAACAAATCGTCGCTACCGTAGCCAACGAAGACATCTCGGTCACCGACCTCCGCGAGTTGATGCGTCGCGCAACGCCTTACCAGAAACTCACCGAGAAAGACTTCGGCGACACTCTCGAAATGCTCGCCGAGGGCTTCTCGACACGACGCGGGCGTCGTTCGGCCATGCTGCACTTTGATCGCGTTCACCAAATCCTGCGACCGCGCCGCGGCGCCCGCCTGCGCGCCATCATGGGAGGCGGAGCCATTCCTGATACCGGTGACTACGACGTCATCGAAGACCCCACCGAGGCACGCGTCGGAACAGTCAATGAAGATTTCGCAATCGACAGCACCCGTGGCGATATCTTCCTGCTGGGAAACCACTCCTGGCGTGTGCGGCGGGTCGAAATGGGGAAGGTTCGGGTCGAGGATGCCGGCCAGAGCCCTCCGACAATCCCCTTCTGGCTTGGTGAAGCCCCCGCAAGGACTCGAGAGCTGTCACAAGCTGTCTCTGATCTTCGGGAAGAAGTGGCTGGGCGAATCGAGGACGCCACAGCCGCGCTCGATTGGTTGGCAGCAGAATGCGGGATCGATCGCGGCGGCGCCCAGCAAATCGTCAACTATATCTCCGAAACCGTAAAAATATTAGGGGCTGTCCCAACCTGCGAACGCGTAATTGCGGAAAGATTTTTTGACGAAAGTGGAGGAATGCAGTTGGTGATCCACTGCCCTCTGGGCGGCGACATCAATCGTGCCTTTGGCCTCGCCCTGCGGAAAAGGTTTTGCGTGGGCTTTGATTTCGAACTGCAGGCAGCAGCCACCGACGACGGAATCGTGCTTTCTCTCGGCGAGCAGCACAGCTTTCCCCTCCCGTCGATTTTCCAGATGGTCCACCCGGACCGTGTCGAAAAAGATCTAGTGCAAGCAGCCTTGCAGGCGCCGCTCTTTACGAACCGCTGGCGCTGGAACGCAACACGCTCCCTGGCGCTTTCACGATCATCTGGTGGAAAGAAAGTCCCCATTCATCTTCAGCGCATGCGTGCTGAAGATCTTCTCGCCGCTGTTTTTCCGGCCCAACTAGGTTGCGGGGACAACCGAGCCGGACCCATCCCTCTGGTCGATCACCCTCTCGTCAATGAGACCATCGGGGACTGCCTGCACGAGGCCATGGATACCGCGGGTTTGCAGAAACTCTTGCGCGATATTCGCAAGGGTGACGTGATTACGAATACCATCGAAACTCCCACACCTTCGCCAATGGCGCACGAAATCTTGAATGCGAACCCCTATGCGTTTCTGGATGATGCACCTCTTGAGGAACGACGTGCGCGCGCCGTCACCTTGCGACGCACCGACGACTCACTCGCTCGCGGGATGGGCGCACTCGACATCGAAGCGATCGAGGCTGTTCGCGAGCAAGCGTGGCCCGATATTCGCGACGTGGAAGAGCTTCACGACGCCCTCCTGGACTTCGTATGGCTGCCCGAGCAACTCGCAGAAAAACATCAGGATTGGGCCGCCGAACTGGTAGCCTCCGGACGAGCCAGTTTTGCGACCGTATCCAATGGCCTCGTTCCGGCCACTCGGGCTTTGATTGCTGCTGAACGAGCTGCTCTGGCACGGGTGGCCATGCCGGAACTGGTTCTCGAGACAGAGATCCCCGACATCGAAGGCGGTCCTCAGGCTGAGTCCCGCGACGATGCGCTTGTGGTGGCTCTGCGCGGATGGCTGGAATCGCTGGGACCCGTGACCGCTGTCGGAATCAGCGAACTCCTCGGACTTCCCCTCACGGATGTAACCGTCGCCCTCGCCCGTCTGGAATCCGAGGGGGTCTGCTTGAGGGGCCGTTTCACGCCCGAACTGGAAACCGAGGAATGGTGCGAAAGGCGACTGCTTGCACGAATTCATCGACATACCCTCGGAAAATTACGCCGCGAAATCGAGCCGGTATCGCAGGCCGACTTCATGCGTTTTCTGTTCCGCTGGCAACATATCGGCGACCAGAAACGATTGCATGGAAGCGAAGGTACAGCCGCCATCGTCCGCCAACTACAGGGGCTCGAAATACCTGCTCCGGCCTGGGAGCAATCCGTTCTGCCCCTGCGCGTCGACAACTATAAAGCCAAATTTCTTGATGAGCTCTGTCTGGGCGGCGTCATTGCCTGGGGGCGTTTTTCTCCACCGACAAGTGATCCCAAATCACCGCATCGTCGCGTCTCGCCCTCGCGCAGTGCCCCGCTCGGTCTGGTCCTGCGCGAGGACCTTCACACCATCCTTCCTCCCGGTGGAATCCCGGAAGCGCCGCGGGTCAGCCCCGCGGCACTGGATGCGCTCAAATTCCTGCAAGAAGAGGGGGCCTCTTTTCTGGCGGACATTGCCCGCGCAACGGGACTCCTGCCCTCAGCCGCCGAGGAGGCCCTGTGGGAATTGGTGGCTCGCGGCCTGGTTTCCGGAGATGGCTTCGCCGGACTGCGCATGCTCTTGACGAGAGAGGAACGCAAACGCCCCGACCGTCGCTTGCGGGGCATGCCCGGCCCCCGCGGCCGAACGCGCGGCCTCCCCATCGGCCGCTGGGCCTGTCTCGGGAGAAACTCCCCGGAAGCATCAACTTCGGCAGCAGCCGAGGAACTCCGGATCGAGGAACTGGCGCGACTCGCACTCCAGCGCTGGGGCGTTGTTTTCCGTGAGGTTCTTTCTCGAGAGAGCTTGCTGCCTTCGTGGCGAGAATTGCATCAAGCCTTGCGTAGGCTCGAAGCCAGAGGCGAAATCCGTGGCGGTCGATTTGTCTCCGGATTTCAGGGCGAGCAGTTCGCCACCCCCGAAGCGGTGGCCGGGATACGAGCGGTTCGCAATGCGCCCGACCCTGATGAAATTATTGTCCTTGCGGCCGCCGACCCCCTCAACCTTACGGGAATCATCACGCCCGGAACCAGACTTTCGCCACAAAGCACCACCGTAACGGCCTACAAATCCGGCGTGCCCCTCTTCAGCGGCGACCTCGGCGAGGTCCGCAGTCGCCTGCAAAAAGCCTGA
- a CDS encoding CaiB/BaiF CoA-transferase family protein has protein sequence MSTRPAALHGVTILDLSTVGPATRCARVLSDYGARVIKVGVPPSKMALQTQPAFWSYSANRGMEQTRIDLKAPDGKAAFLALVAKADVVIESYRPGVMKKLGLAFEDLQKTNPQVILCATSGFGQSGPAARQAGHDLNYLASGGYLHTSNRRGDGGPPIPGATVADSAAGGMHAAMAIMAALLRRAQTGEGEFLDVAVADGVLWLTSLYVDQHLATGENPGPGHDVLTGRYACYDTYACADGKWISVGAIEGQFFRNLLALLDLEKWAEDQYRDEAQNEMRADFARVFATRDRDDWCAELPASDTCTAPVYEINELVEDPQFQEREAFVQAEHPTEGSFRQLAPVLAGMDRPDGPIRVPDWSLTNTDALLTEIGFAESKIKDLRERGIIG, from the coding sequence TTGTCCACCCGCCCCGCAGCGCTGCACGGAGTCACCATCCTTGACCTCTCGACCGTCGGTCCGGCAACGCGCTGCGCGCGGGTGCTTTCGGATTATGGCGCTCGAGTCATAAAGGTGGGGGTGCCGCCTTCCAAGATGGCGTTGCAGACGCAACCTGCCTTTTGGAGCTACTCGGCAAATCGCGGCATGGAGCAAACCCGGATCGACCTGAAAGCTCCCGACGGCAAGGCGGCATTTCTCGCACTTGTCGCCAAAGCCGACGTTGTCATCGAGAGCTACCGCCCCGGGGTCATGAAAAAACTCGGTCTCGCTTTCGAGGACCTCCAAAAAACAAATCCTCAAGTGATCCTCTGTGCCACGAGCGGATTTGGTCAGTCCGGGCCGGCCGCACGTCAGGCGGGTCATGACCTCAACTACCTCGCCAGCGGTGGTTATCTGCATACCAGCAACCGGCGCGGTGACGGAGGCCCCCCCATTCCCGGAGCCACGGTCGCCGACAGCGCCGCAGGTGGAATGCATGCCGCGATGGCGATCATGGCAGCTCTCCTCCGACGGGCACAAACCGGCGAGGGCGAATTCCTCGATGTGGCCGTGGCCGACGGCGTCCTCTGGTTAACCTCACTCTATGTAGACCAGCACCTTGCCACCGGAGAAAACCCCGGACCCGGACACGATGTTCTGACCGGCCGCTACGCCTGTTACGACACCTATGCTTGTGCCGATGGAAAGTGGATTTCGGTCGGCGCAATCGAAGGCCAATTTTTTCGCAATCTTCTCGCTCTCCTCGACCTCGAAAAATGGGCTGAGGACCAGTACCGAGATGAAGCTCAGAATGAAATGCGCGCTGATTTCGCGCGAGTCTTTGCCACACGCGACAGGGATGACTGGTGCGCGGAGCTTCCCGCATCGGACACCTGTACAGCGCCCGTCTACGAGATCAACGAACTGGTGGAAGACCCTCAATTTCAGGAACGAGAAGCTTTTGTGCAGGCCGAGCATCCGACGGAAGGCTCTTTTCGCCAACTGGCCCCCGTTCTTGCCGGCATGGACCGCCCTGACGGGCCCATTCGGGTCCCGGACTGGAGCCTGACCAATACTGATGCTTTGCTGACCGAGATCGGATTTGCCGAGAGCAAAATCAAGGACCTGCGCGAGCGCGGCATTATTGGCTGA
- a CDS encoding cytochrome P450, which translates to MMDPKETLKLDDIDLSNPEFWKRGWAEREGAFQTLRRERPMAFFPEADLGLPVPAGEGYWAVTKYADIREASHNAKTFSSARGATSIPDLPPEFLEFFGGMINMDDPEHQRLRKLVSAGFTPRQLAKINEDVDRAAKEIIGAVSEQGSCDFVTDLSAPFPIRIICDMMGIPKSQHDFVFERTNIILGAGDPEYVSDPMEIIPALLGAGADLVELMKDLRSSRIANPTDDLTSAMVNAEVDGDRLTESDLGSFFVLLVVAGNETTRNSISHGMKALCDYPQQRQLFVDNFEEVLPSAIEEIVRWASPVIFMRRTTTEDCVLGGQSLKAGEKVVLFYNSGNRDDEVFSDPYRFDLMRSPNEHVGFGGPGPHFCLGANLARREIGVFYRSLFEHLPDLEISGEPERLASSFIHGIKHMPCTFTPRKIV; encoded by the coding sequence ATGATGGATCCCAAGGAAACTTTGAAACTCGACGATATCGATCTCTCGAATCCGGAATTCTGGAAACGCGGGTGGGCCGAGCGGGAAGGCGCATTTCAGACGCTTCGCCGCGAAAGACCAATGGCATTTTTCCCCGAGGCCGACCTTGGGCTGCCGGTACCTGCGGGAGAGGGCTATTGGGCCGTGACCAAATACGCGGATATTCGCGAGGCCAGCCACAATGCCAAGACCTTCTCCTCCGCGCGAGGAGCCACCAGTATCCCCGACCTGCCCCCGGAATTTCTGGAATTTTTCGGTGGCATGATCAACATGGATGATCCTGAACACCAACGTTTGCGGAAGTTGGTGTCAGCCGGATTCACGCCGCGGCAACTGGCCAAGATCAACGAAGATGTCGACCGGGCAGCGAAAGAGATCATCGGAGCTGTTTCCGAGCAAGGCAGTTGCGATTTTGTCACAGACCTCTCTGCGCCTTTTCCTATTCGCATCATCTGCGACATGATGGGCATCCCCAAAAGCCAACATGACTTCGTCTTCGAGCGAACCAATATCATTTTGGGCGCCGGCGACCCGGAATACGTATCGGACCCGATGGAAATCATTCCGGCGCTACTTGGAGCCGGCGCGGACCTGGTCGAATTGATGAAGGACCTCAGGTCCAGTCGGATCGCCAACCCGACCGACGATCTGACCTCGGCAATGGTGAACGCCGAAGTTGATGGAGACAGGCTGACGGAATCCGATCTGGGAAGTTTCTTTGTGCTCCTCGTCGTGGCGGGCAATGAAACCACCAGAAATTCGATCAGCCACGGGATGAAGGCCCTGTGCGACTACCCGCAACAGCGCCAACTCTTCGTTGACAATTTCGAGGAAGTCTTGCCTTCAGCGATCGAGGAGATCGTGCGCTGGGCATCCCCGGTGATTTTCATGCGACGCACCACGACAGAGGATTGCGTGCTTGGAGGTCAGTCATTGAAGGCAGGTGAGAAAGTCGTTCTTTTCTACAACTCGGGAAATCGCGATGATGAGGTCTTCTCCGACCCCTACCGCTTTGATCTGATGCGCTCCCCGAATGAACACGTGGGCTTCGGCGGGCCCGGACCTCATTTTTGTCTGGGCGCGAACCTCGCCCGTCGGGAGATTGGCGTGTTCTATCGGTCCCTATTCGAGCATCTCCCCGACCTCGAAATTAGCGGCGAGCCCGAAAGGCTGGCGTCCTCCTTCATCCACGGAATCAAGCATATGCCTTGCACCTTCACTCCCCGAAAGATTGTCTGA
- the selA gene encoding L-seryl-tRNA(Sec) selenium transferase, with protein MDLRSLPSVAALLESPEGLEMSRQFSRTAVRRAVREVLETTRQEIRSSTRKSETLSSDRLLATVQKHLEVSSRPEIPRVINATGIILHTNLGRSLLSDTAQKAMLAAATHPVALEFDLKTGRRGHRDNHIRDCLQALTGAEDALAVNNNAAALMLAVDTLAHRREVIVSRGELIEIGGNFRLPDILRRSGAILREVGTTNRTRLSDISEAITRRTALILRAHPSNYRITGFTEMPDRNELVALARQTGVPLMEDLGSGALLDLRTAGLPDEPVVRTSIESGVDLVSFSGDKLMGGPQAGLIVGRRDLVTAMNQNPLKRALRLDKMTIAALRATLVTLDSDPDALNTLPMMRFLMRTPAVLENLAEEGCRLLQAHLGSDFTCRIVSSTAEVGSGAQPTLPISSRALTVIHRNWPAETTAAFFRSADPPILGRIQQEEFRLELHAVELPADLLPKHAELPS; from the coding sequence ATGGATCTCCGCTCTCTGCCCAGCGTGGCTGCACTTCTGGAAAGTCCGGAAGGTCTCGAAATGTCCCGGCAGTTCTCGCGAACCGCAGTGAGGCGCGCGGTCCGAGAGGTCCTGGAAACAACACGACAAGAGATCAGATCCAGCACTCGGAAATCCGAAACTCTGTCATCGGATCGCCTGCTCGCCACTGTCCAAAAACATCTGGAAGTCTCCTCGCGCCCGGAAATTCCTCGGGTGATCAATGCAACTGGGATCATTCTGCATACAAACCTCGGGCGATCACTTCTCTCCGACACGGCACAGAAGGCGATGCTCGCTGCGGCAACACATCCGGTCGCCCTGGAATTTGATCTGAAAACAGGCCGACGTGGGCACCGCGACAACCATATCCGAGACTGTCTTCAGGCTCTGACAGGTGCCGAGGATGCTCTTGCCGTAAATAATAACGCGGCAGCTTTGATGCTTGCCGTTGATACCCTCGCACACCGACGCGAGGTCATTGTCTCACGAGGAGAACTGATCGAGATCGGTGGCAACTTCAGACTACCGGATATCCTGCGGCGATCCGGAGCGATTCTTCGCGAAGTGGGCACCACCAACCGCACCCGGCTCTCGGACATCTCCGAGGCCATCACCAGGCGCACGGCCCTCATCCTCCGCGCACACCCCAGCAACTACCGGATTACCGGTTTCACCGAAATGCCCGACCGGAATGAACTGGTAGCACTCGCACGTCAGACCGGTGTTCCTCTGATGGAGGACCTCGGAAGTGGTGCTCTGCTCGATCTCCGCACAGCCGGCCTTCCCGACGAACCGGTCGTCCGCACCTCAATCGAGAGCGGCGTCGATCTGGTCTCGTTCAGTGGCGATAAGCTCATGGGCGGACCGCAAGCCGGACTCATTGTGGGCCGACGAGATCTTGTCACCGCGATGAATCAGAATCCTCTCAAACGAGCCCTACGTCTCGACAAGATGACCATCGCCGCCCTGCGCGCCACTTTGGTAACGCTGGATTCCGACCCCGACGCACTGAACACGCTGCCGATGATGCGATTTCTCATGCGCACTCCCGCCGTGCTCGAAAATCTGGCGGAAGAAGGTTGCCGCCTTTTGCAGGCCCATCTCGGCTCGGACTTCACCTGCCGTATTGTTTCGTCAACCGCCGAAGTTGGCAGTGGTGCTCAACCGACCCTACCAATTTCCAGCCGTGCCCTCACGGTCATACACCGCAACTGGCCCGCAGAGACAACCGCAGCCTTTTTTCGCTCGGCCGATCCGCCGATCCTCGGCAGAATCCAGCAGGAAGAATTCCGACTCGAACTCCACGCCGTGGAATTGCCGGCGGATCTGCTACCCAAGCATGCGGAGCTACCATCATGA
- a CDS encoding MaoC family dehydratase N-terminal domain-containing protein, with product MSELPADVKDMIGQKLYPEVGEFDVERGYIFSSCASVENGNPLFWDEATARELTDGFIAPPSMISVWFRPHFWAPYRKEEGKPMQSHFDLKDKLDLPEAVMTDNTIIFGVPVRVGDRLKTYQVVNSVSDFKTTKLGTGRFWEIEIVYENQNGEHVGKELYTGFGYKRS from the coding sequence ATGTCGGAACTACCTGCTGACGTAAAGGATATGATTGGACAAAAGCTCTACCCGGAAGTGGGAGAGTTCGACGTGGAGCGAGGCTATATCTTTTCCAGCTGTGCCTCCGTCGAGAATGGCAACCCTCTATTCTGGGACGAAGCAACGGCCCGGGAGCTGACCGACGGCTTCATCGCCCCCCCCAGCATGATTTCGGTTTGGTTCCGTCCTCATTTCTGGGCTCCCTACCGCAAGGAAGAGGGCAAACCGATGCAGTCGCACTTCGACCTCAAGGACAAGCTGGACTTGCCCGAGGCTGTCATGACAGACAATACGATTATTTTCGGGGTACCTGTGCGGGTCGGTGATCGGCTCAAGACTTACCAAGTGGTCAATTCGGTCAGTGACTTCAAAACGACAAAGCTTGGCACAGGCCGTTTCTGGGAAATCGAGATCGTCTACGAAAACCAGAATGGCGAACACGTCGGCAAAGAGCTCTATACGGGCTTTGGCTACAAAAGGAGCTGA